GACTATGGACTTCCAAGCGCGAGAGGTTAGGGAAGTTAAAGGTGAAGTACTGATTCAAGATTATGGATATGAAGAATCGATTGAAGGTTGGTCTCAAGCATTTCGTTCATTTGAGGGAATGGAAGTTGAATGGAAAATCGTCGAAGGATATCAAATACCTCTTAGAGAAAATGAAATGCTCGTCACCTTTTGGGTCGGACTTTCACTTGATGGAAAGCAACTAGAAACTGCACACTTTTTTACAGATACTATTAAACGGATTGCTGGCAAATGGAAGCTGTGTAGAAGTTATATCGAAGCCGGTATTCCAGTTTCAGCTATACCATCAGAAACAAGTCTTAAATAAGAGATGAGGGATGGCGTTGTTATTTAGAGGAGAGAAAGTTCGCTTAAGAAAAATGACTGGCGATGATGTAAAGGACTTCCATCGATGGCAAAATGACATGGATATTGCTCCATTAATTAATCCATTCATTGATCTTCAATCGATAGAAGATGTGCAAGAAACATTTAAAGGAATGCTATCTGCGGAACATCGCAAGAATTATATCATTGAGCACATTGAAGATAACATAGCGATTGGCTACATGGGATTGTTTAACATTAATCACTATCAAAAAAATGCAGAGTGTTATATTGCACTCTGTGAGAATCAGTATAGGGGTATGGGTCTTGGTTCAGAGTCGATGAAATTGTTGATGGACTATGTCTTTTCTGAATTGAACCTACACCGACTTTCTCTAAGAGTTTTCGCAGATAATAATCACGCAATTCGCATGTATAAAAACCTGGGATTCAGTCAAGAAGGTAGACTGAGAGAGATGAGATACCGTAAGGGGAATTGGCAGGATTCCTTAATTATGAGTATTTTACAAAGAGAATATGAGTAAGAATAGAAGGCCGCTGAAATGAACTCAGTGGTCTTTTATTTTTTGTGAATACTAAACCGTAATGTCAATATATTGAAAAATGCAAATAATTTCAAATTATTAAACATTTTATTACCAGTATATGGTACTATTGTCTTATCTAAGAGAAAGGAGGGGTGATGTAGGCACCTAAGACCTTCAAACAATATCATTTTGGGGGAGATTTTATGGCTAGATTGAAAAAGGCGGAGTATTTGATTAATGGAGAGACGATGGTCATTTTACCACATTACAATGAACATGGGCATTTGTTTTCTTTAGTCATGGAATGGGGTAGGGAATTGCTTGTTTCTGAAAAACCGATGGAGATTATCAAAAATAATTGTTTGTTTCATGGATCGAGTTATCAAGGTCGAGTGGAGGGTGCAGCTCATCTTACGAAATATAATCGTATGGTACCCATTATGATTTGCAATCGTTCCAGTATCTATTTCTTTCCTACTCACTCTCCGAAAACAGAATCGTGTATTTGGATTGCACATGGACATGTGAAAGAAATCGTACCATCGGATGCTGACAGCTGTCAGGTCATTTTAAGTAACCATAGAGCAATACCTATTAAGGTTAGTCGCGCTGCGATGGAGATTAAAGTAAACCGCACTGCACAATTCAGGCATCTCATGAGTGTTCAGGACATGCAATCAGACCGATCAAACCGCACAGAACAATTTTCGCAGCTTGAACAATCAGTCATTATGGAGTCAACAGGTGCTTATTCGTTTTCACAAAACACCTCTCACTTTTAGATTGAATGCATATGGATAGAGTTACATAACTAGAGGTGTAGGGAGAAAAACAACCAAGGACAGCTACAGAAGGGGTAGCTGTCTTTTTTTCTTTACGGTAACACAATTCTCATCCAACCTTTAAATGAGTTTAATATTTATTGATTATGCTTTTAACAAGCCAATTTTTTGAAGAGGAAGGTGTATATTGAAATGCTGAAATATTCTTTACAGGAGTGGGAAATGCACGGTGTTGTTCTTTATGGTAAAGAGAAGCGTAATTGGTATTTCCAATGCCCGAACTGTCAACATAATCAATCAGTACATGACCTCTTGCAAGAGGGATATCCTCCAGATTTGGCCTATTCATTTTGTAAGAGTTGTCACTATGAGGCGAAGAGAGGGACCTTCGGAAAAGGAAAAGTCGTTGAAGTGAACCGAGATAACAATATGGAAATATTTGATTTTGCATAATAAATGTCACTTCAGCAAAAAAAGAGCTGACCCAACAAGTAGGCCAACTCACCTTCAATCAATTCAATTAGTTTACACCTACAGAAGTAAAGGCATCCTTAACAGATTGTACTTCTGCACTTGAAGCGCCGTATAAATCCGTTGCAGCTTGAATAGTACCTGCTCGAGCTTGGCTAAAGTTAGTTGATGCTGTGTAGTAAGTCGTTAACGCACGATAGAAAATATCGCCCATTTTATCTTTACCAACACCTGAAACATTTACTCCGTAATGCGTGCCACCTTCACTTAGTAGATAAGCAGCTTTGTTAATAATCCCTGAATTCGTATGGACTCCACCGTTATCAGCCGTACCTGTATAACGATCTGAATAGTGATCTGGATCTCCACTTGTCGTAGGATCTGCCATAGAGCGTAAAGCATCTCCACTAATACCAGGTGTGTAAATATCTTCACCCATCAACCAATCTGGATCATTGTTTGCATGGAATTCTACAAGTGTACCGAAAACATCAGACATTGCTTCGTTCAATGCACCGGATTCATTTTGATAGATCAAGTCAGCTGTAGAATCTGTAACTGCATGTGTAAGTTCATGTCCAATTACATCAAGTGATCCTGAAAGGTATGTGAACGTAGAGCCATCTCCATCACCATAAACCATTTGAGACCCTGTCCACCCAGCGTTATTGTAGTCCCTTCCGTAATGTACAGTCGATACGAGCTTTGCACCATTATTATCATAACTATCCCTGTTAAATACATCTTTATA
This Pseudalkalibacillus berkeleyi DNA region includes the following protein-coding sequences:
- a CDS encoding competence protein ComK, which encodes MARLKKAEYLINGETMVILPHYNEHGHLFSLVMEWGRELLVSEKPMEIIKNNCLFHGSSYQGRVEGAAHLTKYNRMVPIMICNRSSIYFFPTHSPKTESCIWIAHGHVKEIVPSDADSCQVILSNHRAIPIKVSRAAMEIKVNRTAQFRHLMSVQDMQSDRSNRTEQFSQLEQSVIMESTGAYSFSQNTSHF
- a CDS encoding GNAT family N-acetyltransferase; the protein is MALLFRGEKVRLRKMTGDDVKDFHRWQNDMDIAPLINPFIDLQSIEDVQETFKGMLSAEHRKNYIIEHIEDNIAIGYMGLFNINHYQKNAECYIALCENQYRGMGLGSESMKLLMDYVFSELNLHRLSLRVFADNNHAIRMYKNLGFSQEGRLREMRYRKGNWQDSLIMSILQREYE
- a CDS encoding VVA0879 family protein; amino-acid sequence: MLKYSLQEWEMHGVVLYGKEKRNWYFQCPNCQHNQSVHDLLQEGYPPDLAYSFCKSCHYEAKRGTFGKGKVVEVNRDNNMEIFDFA
- a CDS encoding flavoprotein — encoded protein: MNNPNEFAQFLEEYFSGWKSCSLDSIKSHMTMDFQAREVREVKGEVLIQDYGYEESIEGWSQAFRSFEGMEVEWKIVEGYQIPLRENEMLVTFWVGLSLDGKQLETAHFFTDTIKRIAGKWKLCRSYIEAGIPVSAIPSETSLK